A genome region from Ottowia testudinis includes the following:
- a CDS encoding bifunctional 3-phosphoshikimate 1-carboxyvinyltransferase/cytidylate kinase, producing MFDTAFLDIPALRAVSGSVRLPGSKSISNRVLLLAALCGGQTTVLDLLDSDDTRVMLQALRQLGCGVTVEGSTAIIDGLGGRALQPQAELFLGNAGTAMRPLTAALAVLGGDYRLSGIPRMHERPIGDLVDALRALGCSVRYLGQDGYPPLHIGQPHLQLDRPIPVRGNVSSQFLTALLMALPLAASEQDVVIEVVGELISKPYIEITLQLLARFGVSVQRDGWARFVIPAGSRYHSPGQIHVEADASSASYFIAAGALSASGNGQSGLKIEGVGEASIQGDIRFVDAARLMGAQVESGPNWLRVTRGAWPLKAVDLDCNHIPDAAMTLAVMALYADGPTTLRNIASWRVKETDRIAAMATELRKLGATVQEGADEIRIAPPKDARAWRAASLHTYDDHRMAMCGSLAAFNPAGLPVRIEDPKCVAKTFPDYFETLFALAEPAAPVPVICIDGPTASGKGTLASEVARRLGYHYLDSGSLYRLTGLAARRAGLALENPDEARLSALARQLPVGFAGGHILLGQEDVGEAIRTEAAGMDASRVSALPGVRQALLELQRSCARLPGLVADGRDMGTVIFPHALLKVYLTAGSAQRAERRHKQLISKGIPAKLDGLRADLEARDARDQNRVASPLEPAQDALLLDNTHLTIEDSVDQVLRWWQERQPFRPS from the coding sequence ATGTTCGACACCGCGTTTCTTGACATTCCCGCGCTGCGTGCCGTGTCTGGCAGCGTGCGCCTGCCGGGCTCCAAGAGCATCTCCAACCGCGTGTTGCTGCTGGCGGCACTGTGCGGGGGGCAAACCACCGTCCTTGACCTGTTGGACTCTGACGACACGCGTGTCATGCTGCAGGCGCTGCGCCAACTGGGTTGCGGCGTCACCGTCGAAGGCTCGACGGCGATCATCGACGGATTGGGCGGCCGCGCGCTCCAGCCGCAAGCCGAGTTGTTTCTCGGCAACGCAGGCACCGCGATGCGGCCGCTCACCGCCGCGCTCGCGGTGCTGGGGGGCGACTACCGCTTGAGCGGCATCCCGCGCATGCACGAGCGGCCCATCGGTGATCTGGTCGACGCGCTGCGGGCGCTGGGCTGCAGCGTGCGGTATCTGGGCCAGGATGGCTACCCGCCACTGCACATCGGCCAGCCGCATCTCCAGCTTGATCGGCCGATCCCCGTGCGCGGCAACGTCTCCAGCCAGTTCCTCACCGCGCTGCTGATGGCGCTGCCGCTGGCTGCAAGCGAGCAGGACGTGGTGATAGAGGTGGTGGGCGAGCTGATCTCCAAGCCCTATATTGAGATCACGCTGCAGTTGCTGGCGCGCTTTGGCGTCAGCGTGCAGCGCGACGGCTGGGCCCGCTTTGTCATCCCTGCTGGCAGCCGCTACCACTCACCGGGCCAAATCCACGTCGAGGCGGACGCCTCGTCTGCTAGCTATTTTATAGCTGCTGGCGCTTTATCAGCAAGCGGAAATGGCCAAAGCGGCTTAAAAATAGAAGGCGTGGGCGAGGCCTCCATTCAGGGTGACATCCGCTTTGTCGATGCGGCCCGCCTCATGGGCGCTCAGGTCGAAAGCGGCCCCAACTGGCTGCGCGTGACGCGGGGCGCCTGGCCGCTGAAAGCCGTTGACCTCGACTGCAACCACATTCCCGACGCCGCCATGACCCTGGCCGTCATGGCCTTGTACGCCGATGGCCCGACCACGCTGCGCAACATTGCGTCGTGGCGCGTCAAGGAAACCGACCGCATCGCCGCCATGGCGACCGAACTGCGCAAGCTGGGCGCCACGGTGCAAGAAGGTGCCGATGAAATCCGCATCGCTCCGCCCAAAGACGCGCGGGCGTGGCGGGCAGCCTCGCTGCACACCTACGACGACCATCGCATGGCGATGTGCGGCTCGCTGGCGGCCTTCAACCCCGCTGGCCTGCCGGTACGCATCGAAGACCCGAAATGCGTCGCCAAGACTTTTCCCGACTACTTCGAGACGTTGTTTGCCCTCGCCGAACCGGCCGCGCCCGTGCCGGTGATCTGCATCGACGGCCCCACGGCGTCCGGCAAGGGCACGCTTGCCAGCGAAGTGGCGCGTCGTTTGGGCTATCACTACCTCGACTCTGGCTCCCTGTATCGGCTCACCGGCCTGGCCGCACGGCGCGCAGGGCTGGCGCTTGAAAATCCGGACGAGGCACGGCTCAGCGCCTTGGCACGGCAGTTGCCTGTCGGTTTTGCCGGTGGCCACATTCTGTTGGGCCAAGAAGACGTCGGCGAGGCCATCCGCACCGAAGCCGCTGGCATGGACGCATCGCGCGTTTCAGCGTTGCCAGGCGTGCGTCAAGCGCTCTTGGAATTGCAGCGCAGCTGCGCCCGGCTGCCGGGTCTGGTGGCCGATGGCCGTGACATGGGGACGGTGATATTTCCGCATGCCCTGCTCAAGGTGTACCTGACGGCCGGCTCCGCGCAGCGCGCCGAGAGGCGCCATAAGCAATTGATTTCGAAGGGTATTCCTGCTAAACTTGACGGTCTTCGCGCTGACTTGGAAGCGCGCGATGCGCGGGATCAAAACCGCGTCGCGTCACCCCTTGAACCCGCGCAAGATGCGCTGCTACTGGACAACACGCACCTGACGATTGAAGACTCGGTCGATCAGGTGCTCCGCTGGTGGCAGGAGAGGCAGCCGTTTCGCCCGTCCTGA
- the rpsA gene encoding 30S ribosomal protein S1 has protein sequence MSESFAQLFEESLQRTEMRPGEVITAEVVRVEHSFVVVNAGLKSEAYIPIEEFKNDQGEVEVEPGAFVPVAIGSIENGYGDTILSRDTAKRLASWLALEKALESGDFVTGTTAGKVKGGLTVLVNGIRAFLPGSLVDTRPTKDLTPYENKTLEFKVIKLDRKRNNVVLSRRAVVEASMGEERAKLMETLKEGAVVEGVVKNITEYGAFVDLGGIDGLLHITDMAWRRVRHPSEVVQAGQEITAKILKFDTEKNRVSLGLKQMGDDPWLGVSRRYPQGTRMFGKVTNIADYGAFVELEPGIEGLVHVSEMDWTNKNVAPNKIVSLGDEVEVMVLEIDEDKRRISLGMKQCRANPWQEFAQNTKRGDRVKGPIKSITDFGVFVGLAAGIDGLVHLSDLSWNEPGEAAVRNYKKGQEVEAIVLAVDVDRERISLGIKQLDQDPFTTFVTVNDKGQVVSGTVKTVDARGAEIDLGQDVLGYLRASEISRDRVEDASQVLKVGDEVTAVVVNVDRKTRNIQLSVKAKDAVDQQEAMASLNQNTGTAGTTSLGALLRAKLDNNEK, from the coding sequence ATGTCTGAATCTTTTGCCCAGTTGTTCGAGGAATCCCTGCAGCGCACCGAAATGCGCCCGGGTGAAGTCATCACCGCCGAAGTCGTGCGCGTGGAGCACAGCTTCGTCGTCGTGAATGCCGGCCTCAAGTCCGAGGCCTACATCCCGATCGAGGAATTCAAGAACGACCAAGGCGAGGTCGAGGTCGAGCCCGGCGCCTTCGTGCCGGTGGCCATCGGCTCCATCGAAAACGGTTACGGCGACACCATCCTGAGCCGCGATACTGCCAAGCGCCTGGCCTCATGGCTGGCTCTCGAAAAAGCCCTGGAATCGGGCGACTTCGTCACCGGCACCACCGCCGGCAAGGTCAAGGGCGGCCTGACGGTGCTGGTCAACGGCATCCGCGCCTTCCTGCCCGGTTCGCTGGTCGACACCCGTCCCACCAAGGACCTGACGCCTTACGAGAACAAAACGCTCGAGTTCAAGGTCATTAAGCTCGACCGCAAGCGCAACAACGTGGTGCTGAGCCGCCGCGCCGTGGTCGAAGCCAGCATGGGCGAAGAGCGCGCCAAGCTGATGGAGACGCTGAAGGAAGGCGCTGTCGTTGAAGGCGTGGTCAAGAACATCACCGAATACGGTGCATTCGTCGACCTGGGCGGCATCGACGGCCTGCTGCACATCACCGACATGGCCTGGCGCCGCGTGCGCCACCCGTCCGAAGTGGTGCAGGCTGGTCAAGAGATCACCGCCAAGATCCTCAAATTCGACACCGAGAAGAACCGCGTATCGCTGGGTCTCAAGCAGATGGGCGATGACCCCTGGCTGGGCGTGAGCCGCCGCTACCCGCAAGGCACGCGCATGTTCGGCAAGGTCACCAACATCGCCGACTACGGCGCGTTCGTCGAGCTGGAGCCGGGCATCGAAGGCCTGGTGCACGTGTCCGAAATGGACTGGACCAACAAGAACGTGGCGCCCAACAAGATCGTGTCGCTGGGCGACGAGGTCGAGGTCATGGTGCTCGAGATCGACGAGGACAAGCGCCGCATCAGCCTGGGCATGAAGCAGTGCCGCGCTAACCCGTGGCAGGAATTCGCGCAAAACACCAAGCGCGGCGACCGCGTCAAGGGCCCCATCAAGTCGATCACCGACTTTGGCGTGTTCGTGGGTCTGGCCGCCGGCATCGACGGTCTCGTGCACCTGTCCGACCTGTCGTGGAACGAGCCGGGCGAAGCCGCCGTGCGCAACTACAAGAAGGGCCAGGAAGTCGAAGCCATCGTGCTGGCCGTCGATGTGGACCGCGAGCGCATCAGCCTTGGCATCAAGCAGCTCGACCAGGACCCGTTCACCACCTTCGTGACGGTGAACGACAAGGGCCAGGTCGTCAGCGGCACCGTCAAGACGGTGGACGCCCGTGGCGCCGAGATCGACCTGGGTCAGGACGTGTTGGGTTACCTGCGCGCCTCCGAGATCAGCCGTGATCGCGTCGAAGACGCGAGCCAGGTGCTGAAGGTGGGCGACGAAGTCACCGCCGTGGTGGTCAACGTCGACCGCAAAACGCGCAACATCCAGTTGTCGGTCAAGGCCAAGGATGCGGTTGACCAGCAAGAAGCCATGGCCAGCCTGAACCAGAACACCGGCACGGCAGGTACCACGAGCCTGGGCGCGCTCCTGCGCGCCAAGCTGGACAACAACGAGAAGTAA
- a CDS encoding integration host factor subunit beta: MTRSDLVELLAQRFGQLTQRDADAAVKTVLDAMSDALVRGHRIEIRGFGSFSINRRPPRMGRNPRTGESVQIPERRVPHFKPGKALREAVGAQPVHEPSATD, encoded by the coding sequence ATGACCCGCTCCGATCTTGTCGAACTTCTGGCGCAGCGCTTCGGCCAGCTCACGCAACGCGACGCCGACGCGGCTGTGAAAACCGTGCTCGACGCCATGAGCGATGCGTTGGTGCGCGGGCACCGCATCGAAATTCGTGGCTTCGGCAGCTTTTCGATCAATCGTCGCCCGCCGCGCATGGGCCGCAATCCCCGCACCGGCGAGAGCGTGCAGATTCCGGAACGGCGTGTGCCCCACTTCAAGCCGGGCAAGGCACTGCGCGAAGCCGTGGGCGCACAACCCGTCCACGAGCCATCAGCCACGGATTGA
- a CDS encoding lipopolysaccharide assembly protein LapA domain-containing protein, protein MTKLTRLLTWILKAAVFFALFAFALNNQQDATVHLLFGHQWRAPMMLIVLAAFALGLVVGVLGMLPGWWSRRNARASAPPARSDLAPLDDTLTAPPHGV, encoded by the coding sequence ATGACCAAGCTCACTCGGCTGCTGACGTGGATACTGAAGGCGGCCGTTTTTTTTGCCCTGTTCGCTTTCGCGCTGAACAACCAGCAGGACGCCACTGTGCATCTGCTTTTCGGCCACCAGTGGCGCGCGCCGATGATGCTCATTGTGCTGGCGGCTTTCGCACTCGGCCTCGTGGTGGGCGTGCTGGGCATGCTGCCGGGTTGGTGGTCACGCCGCAACGCCCGCGCCAGTGCGCCGCCCGCCCGCTCGGATCTGGCCCCGCTGGACGACACGTTGACCGCCCCGCCGCATGGAGTTTGA
- the lapB gene encoding lipopolysaccharide assembly protein LapB, with protein MEFDLSWILLGLPVAFALGWIASRLDLRQLRIENRQAPKAYFKGLNYLLNEQQDQAIDAFIEAVQKDPDTSELHFALGNLFRRRGEYERAVRVHEHLLSRADLSQKDRDRAQHALAQDFLKAGLLDRAEDALRKLDGTRYQEQAWLTLLSLHERARDWAQAAAIAGRLQTAGQADFSARQAHYLCEQAADALNKKHDPSKARQLLQQAIDQSPGAARPRIQLAGLLAGHDDWHGAFEQLAKLEHHAPQAMPLVASELVRIGHASGQLARGRQLLERSYALTPAVDVADALVQADVSAGVPLSEAREGYVRHMTQEPSLIAAGRWLSHEPFAKEGAHPAVQRSIEHAARPLARYRCAACGFEAQGYFWQCPGCQAWESFPPRRIEEL; from the coding sequence ATGGAGTTTGATCTCAGCTGGATACTGCTCGGACTGCCGGTCGCGTTTGCGCTCGGCTGGATCGCTTCCCGTCTCGATTTGCGCCAGCTGCGCATTGAAAATCGTCAAGCGCCCAAAGCTTACTTCAAGGGTCTCAACTACCTGCTGAATGAACAGCAGGACCAAGCGATCGATGCCTTCATCGAGGCGGTTCAAAAAGACCCGGACACGTCGGAGCTGCACTTTGCCCTGGGCAACCTGTTTCGCCGGCGCGGCGAATACGAACGCGCCGTGCGCGTGCACGAACACCTGCTCTCGCGCGCCGACCTGAGCCAGAAAGACCGCGACCGAGCGCAGCACGCATTGGCACAGGATTTTTTGAAAGCCGGCCTGCTTGATCGTGCCGAGGATGCGTTGCGCAAACTCGATGGCACCCGCTATCAGGAACAGGCTTGGCTCACCCTGCTGTCCTTGCATGAGCGTGCGCGCGACTGGGCGCAAGCGGCTGCGATCGCGGGCCGGCTGCAGACCGCGGGTCAGGCTGATTTCAGCGCTCGTCAGGCCCATTACCTTTGCGAGCAGGCGGCCGATGCACTGAACAAGAAGCACGATCCGTCCAAGGCACGTCAGCTGTTGCAACAGGCCATTGACCAATCGCCAGGCGCCGCGCGGCCGCGCATCCAGCTGGCAGGCTTGTTGGCGGGGCACGACGATTGGCATGGCGCCTTCGAGCAACTTGCCAAGCTTGAACACCACGCACCGCAAGCCATGCCTTTGGTGGCCAGCGAGTTGGTGCGCATCGGCCACGCCAGCGGCCAGCTCGCCCGGGGACGGCAGTTGCTGGAGCGCAGCTACGCACTCACGCCGGCGGTTGATGTCGCCGACGCGCTGGTGCAGGCCGATGTCTCCGCGGGCGTTCCGCTGTCCGAGGCCCGTGAAGGCTATGTGCGCCACATGACGCAGGAGCCGTCCCTGATCGCCGCCGGGCGCTGGCTCAGCCATGAGCCTTTCGCGAAGGAGGGCGCGCACCCGGCGGTGCAGCGGTCGATCGAACACGCCGCGCGCCCGTTGGCGCGCTACCGCTGCGCGGCCTGTGGCTTCGAGGCGCAAGGCTATTTCTGGCAATGTCCGGGCTGCCAAGCCTGGGAGAGCTTTCCACCGCGCCGTATCGAAGAACTGTGA
- a CDS encoding ComEA family DNA-binding protein → MFKKLLVLLSLFYAALSFAAVDVNTGSAADLDSVKGVGPGISKRIIDERAKGQFKDWNDFITRVKGVGDKNAAKFSASGMTVNGAAYSGAPAKPAKETKAKKDKAAATPAAPATGAAPAAAGTTTTIPPIATKPAAPAVPATPAAPAKPTAPAVKQ, encoded by the coding sequence ATGTTCAAGAAACTTCTCGTGTTGCTCAGCCTGTTCTATGCCGCACTCTCGTTCGCGGCGGTCGACGTCAACACCGGCTCCGCGGCCGATCTCGACAGCGTCAAGGGCGTGGGCCCAGGCATTTCCAAGCGCATCATCGACGAGCGCGCCAAGGGCCAGTTCAAGGACTGGAACGACTTCATCACCCGCGTCAAGGGTGTGGGCGACAAGAACGCCGCCAAGTTCTCGGCCAGCGGCATGACGGTGAACGGCGCCGCCTACTCTGGCGCACCGGCCAAGCCTGCCAAGGAAACCAAAGCCAAGAAGGACAAGGCCGCCGCCACACCGGCCGCGCCCGCCACTGGCGCCGCGCCCGCTGCCGCTGGCACCACCACCACGATCCCACCGATTGCCACCAAACCGGCCGCACCGGCCGTGCCCGCAACGCCCGCGGCTCCTGCCAAGCCCACCGCACCAGCAGTCAAGCAATAA
- a CDS encoding hydantoinase B/oxoprolinase family protein has protein sequence MNHKTYSRDRWQFWIDRGGTFTDIVARKPDGSIVTHKLLSENPEQYPDAAVAGIRHLLGLAKGEPITAALVECVKMGTTVATNALLERKGEPTLLVTTRGFRDGLRIAYQNRPRLFDRHIVLPELLYSAVVEADERVDANGDLVRPLDESLLKQELLAQYQKGLRSVAIVFMHGYRHCAHEVAAARIAREVGFTQISTSHQTSPMMKFVSRGDTTVVDAYLSPILRRYVEQVAAEMPGVKLFFMQSSGGLTDAMAFQGKDAILSGPAGGIVGMARTAEIAGQPKVIGFDMGGTSTDVSHYAGQFEREFETQVAGVRMRAPMMSIHTVAAGGGSILQFDGARFRVGPESAGANPGPASYRRGGPLAVTDANVMVGKLQPAYFPKVFGHAANEALDADAVQKQFAAMAQQAQLATEDVAHGFIQIATQQMANAIKKISVARGYDVTRYTLQCFGGAGGQHACGVADALGMTRVLVHPLAGVLSAYGMGLADQNVMRETAVELRLSPENMAALRNTLGALALQAQRELEQQEVSRGDIRLHRRVHVRYEGTDSALVVPFPHLRQGEASDQEVMRQITQAFESAYRQRFSFLMDGKALIAEAVSVEAVVAGDAPTEREHPTHAGRDLPRRDTVRMFTAGQDGQPAWHQAALIVREDLAPGDVIDGPAIIAEQNATTVVEPGWRATLTAFDHLLLERTAPRAITYAAGTTVDPVLLEVFNNLFMNIAEQMGLQLQNTAYSVNIKERLDFSCALFDADGNLIANAPHMPVHLGSMGESIKTVIRENAGRMQPGDVFVLNDPYHGGTHLPDVTVITPVYLPQSDEPIFYVGSRGHHADIGGISPGSMPPFSTRIEEEGVQINNVKLVDRGQLREQEMLALLASGEYPSRNPQQNMADLKAQIAANEKGVQELRKMVEQFGLDVVQAYMQHVQDNAEESVRRAITKLAARMQGGQFTLPLDNGAQIQATVTIDGATRSARIDFTGTSPQQINNFNAPTAVCMAAVLYVFRMLVDDDIPLNAGCLKPIEVVIPEGSMLRPQPPASVVAGNVETSTCITNTIIGALGLMGASQCTVNNFTFGNAQYQYYETISGGSGAGGIFDDQGQLVGGFAGTSVVQTHMTNSRMTDPEVLEWRFPVRLESYEIRAGSGGAGQWPGGHGGVRRLRFLEPMTASILSNGRVRGAFGMAGGGEGATGINRVVRVDGSVEELQHIGSAEMQPGDIFEIHTPGGGGFGNG, from the coding sequence ATGAACCACAAGACTTATTCCCGCGACCGCTGGCAATTCTGGATCGACCGCGGCGGCACCTTCACCGACATCGTGGCGCGCAAGCCCGATGGCAGCATCGTCACGCACAAGCTGTTGTCCGAAAACCCCGAGCAATACCCCGACGCCGCCGTGGCCGGCATCCGCCACCTGCTGGGCCTGGCCAAGGGCGAGCCGATCACGGCAGCCCTGGTCGAGTGCGTGAAGATGGGCACCACCGTGGCCACCAATGCGCTGCTGGAGCGCAAGGGTGAGCCGACACTGCTGGTCACCACGCGCGGCTTTCGCGACGGTCTGCGCATTGCCTACCAGAACCGCCCGCGCCTGTTCGACCGCCACATCGTGCTGCCCGAGCTGCTGTACAGCGCCGTGGTCGAGGCCGATGAACGGGTCGACGCCAATGGCGATCTGGTGCGTCCGCTGGATGAGTCGCTATTGAAACAAGAGCTGCTCGCGCAGTACCAGAAAGGGCTGCGCAGCGTGGCCATCGTGTTCATGCACGGCTACCGGCATTGCGCGCACGAGGTGGCGGCCGCGCGCATCGCGCGCGAGGTGGGCTTCACGCAGATTTCGACCTCTCACCAGACCAGCCCGATGATGAAGTTCGTCAGCCGGGGCGACACCACGGTGGTGGACGCGTACCTGTCGCCCATCCTGCGCCGCTACGTGGAGCAGGTGGCGGCCGAGATGCCGGGCGTCAAACTGTTCTTCATGCAGTCGTCGGGCGGTCTGACGGACGCGATGGCGTTTCAGGGCAAGGACGCGATCCTCTCCGGGCCGGCGGGCGGCATCGTCGGCATGGCACGAACGGCAGAAATCGCGGGCCAGCCCAAGGTCATCGGCTTCGACATGGGCGGCACCAGCACCGACGTGAGCCACTACGCCGGCCAGTTCGAGCGCGAGTTCGAGACCCAAGTGGCCGGGGTGCGCATGCGCGCGCCGATGATGAGCATCCACACCGTGGCGGCGGGCGGCGGCTCCATCCTGCAGTTCGACGGCGCGCGCTTTCGCGTCGGGCCTGAGAGCGCTGGCGCCAACCCCGGCCCCGCCAGCTACCGGCGCGGCGGTCCGCTGGCCGTGACTGATGCCAACGTGATGGTCGGCAAGCTGCAGCCGGCGTATTTCCCAAAGGTGTTCGGCCACGCGGCCAACGAGGCGCTGGACGCGGATGCAGTGCAAAAACAGTTCGCGGCGATGGCGCAGCAAGCGCAGCTAGCTACTGAAGATGTAGCGCACGGCTTCATCCAGATCGCCACGCAGCAGATGGCCAATGCCATCAAGAAGATCAGCGTGGCGCGCGGCTACGACGTCACGCGCTACACGCTGCAATGCTTTGGCGGCGCTGGCGGCCAGCACGCCTGCGGCGTGGCCGACGCGCTGGGCATGACGCGCGTGCTGGTGCACCCGCTGGCTGGCGTGCTGTCGGCCTATGGCATGGGCCTGGCCGACCAGAACGTGATGCGCGAAACGGCGGTGGAGCTGCGCCTTAGCCCCGAAAACATGGCGGCGCTGCGCAACACGCTGGGTGCGCTGGCCTTGCAGGCCCAGCGCGAGCTGGAGCAGCAGGAGGTCAGCCGCGGCGACATCCGCCTGCACCGCCGCGTGCACGTGCGCTACGAGGGCACGGATTCGGCGCTGGTGGTGCCGTTTCCGCACCTGCGGCAGGGCGAGGCGTCGGACCAGGAGGTGATGCGCCAGATCACGCAGGCCTTCGAGTCGGCGTATCGCCAGCGCTTTTCGTTCCTGATGGATGGCAAGGCGCTGATCGCGGAGGCGGTGTCGGTCGAGGCCGTGGTGGCCGGCGATGCACCCACCGAGCGCGAGCACCCGACGCATGCCGGCCGCGACTTGCCGCGCCGCGACACCGTGCGCATGTTCACTGCTGGCCAGGACGGCCAGCCCGCGTGGCACCAGGCGGCGCTGATCGTGCGCGAAGACCTGGCGCCGGGCGACGTGATCGACGGCCCGGCCATCATCGCCGAGCAGAACGCCACCACGGTGGTCGAGCCAGGCTGGCGTGCCACGCTGACGGCTTTCGACCACCTGCTGCTGGAGCGCACCGCGCCGCGCGCCATCACCTATGCGGCCGGCACCACGGTGGACCCGGTGCTGCTGGAGGTGTTCAACAACCTGTTCATGAACATTGCCGAGCAGATGGGCCTGCAACTGCAGAACACGGCGTACTCGGTCAACATCAAGGAGCGGCTGGACTTCAGCTGCGCGTTGTTCGACGCCGACGGCAACCTGATCGCGAACGCGCCGCACATGCCGGTGCACCTGGGCAGCATGGGCGAAAGCATCAAGACGGTGATCCGCGAAAACGCCGGCCGCATGCAGCCGGGCGACGTGTTCGTGCTGAACGACCCGTACCACGGCGGCACGCACCTGCCGGACGTGACGGTGATCACGCCGGTGTATCTGCCGCAGTCGGATGAGCCGATCTTCTACGTGGGCAGCCGCGGCCACCATGCCGACATCGGCGGCATCTCGCCCGGCTCCATGCCGCCGTTCTCGACCCGCATCGAGGAGGAGGGCGTGCAGATCAACAACGTCAAGCTGGTCGACCGCGGCCAGCTGCGCGAGCAGGAGATGCTGGCCCTGCTGGCCAGCGGCGAATACCCCAGCCGCAACCCGCAGCAGAACATGGCCGACCTGAAGGCGCAGATCGCGGCCAACGAAAAAGGCGTGCAGGAGCTGCGCAAGATGGTCGAGCAGTTCGGCCTGGACGTGGTGCAGGCCTACATGCAGCACGTGCAGGACAACGCCGAGGAGAGCGTGCGCCGCGCCATCACCAAGCTGGCCGCGCGCATGCAGGGTGGCCAGTTCACGCTGCCGCTGGACAACGGCGCGCAGATCCAGGCGACGGTGACGATCGACGGCGCCACGCGCAGCGCCCGCATCGACTTCACCGGCACCTCGCCGCAGCAGATCAACAACTTCAACGCGCCCACGGCGGTGTGCATGGCGGCGGTGCTGTATGTGTTCCGCATGCTGGTGGATGACGACATTCCGCTGAACGCCGGTTGCCTGAAGCCCATCGAGGTCGTCATCCCCGAAGGCAGCATGCTGCGGCCGCAGCCGCCGGCCAGCGTGGTGGCGGGGAACGTGGAAACGTCCACTTGCATCACCAACACCATCATCGGCGCGCTGGGGCTGATGGGGGCCAGCCAGTGCACGGTGAACAACTTCACCTTCGGCAACGCGCAGTACCAGTACTACGAGACGATCTCGGGCGGCTCGGGCGCGGGCGGCATCTTCGACGACCAGGGCCAGCTGGTGGGCGGCTTTGCGGGCACCAGCGTGGTGCAGACGCACATGACCAATTCGCGCATGACCGACCCGGAGGTGCTGGAATGGCGCTTTCCGGTGCGGCTGGAGAGCTATGAGATTCGCGCTGGCTCCGGCGGCGCGGGCCAATGGCCAGGCGGCCACGGCGGCGTGCGGCGCCTGCGCTTTCTGGAGCCGATGACGGCCAGCATTCTGAGCAATGGCCGCGTGCGCGGCGCCTTCGGCATGGCGGGTGGTGGTGAGGGGGCTACCGGCATCAACCGCGTGGTGCGGGTCGATGGCTCGGTAGAGGAGCTTCAGCACATCGGCAGCGCCGAGATGCAGCCCGGCGACATCTTCGAGATTCACACACCAGGCGGTGGCGGCTTTGGCAATGGTTGA
- a CDS encoding winged helix DNA-binding protein: MAVKPASRADKSHAEGIVSSSHLVSPRSVEASEFEFGMIVAWNAFSRWMVRCMAAAGVPDLTVTDVLVLHHVNHRARHKKLADICFVLNYEDTHVVAYALKKLVAAGLLCTDKQGKDVFYLPTDAGEAAVRRYREVREACLVDNLDPQVNPELGELARLLRTMSGLYDQAARAATSL, from the coding sequence ATGGCTGTTAAACCCGCTTCCCGTGCCGACAAATCGCATGCCGAAGGCATTGTGTCGTCGTCCCACCTGGTATCGCCACGCAGCGTGGAGGCGTCGGAGTTCGAGTTCGGCATGATCGTGGCGTGGAACGCCTTCAGCCGCTGGATGGTGCGCTGCATGGCCGCCGCGGGCGTGCCCGACCTGACGGTGACCGACGTGCTGGTGCTGCACCACGTCAACCACCGCGCGCGCCACAAGAAGCTGGCCGACATCTGCTTCGTGCTGAACTACGAAGACACGCACGTCGTCGCCTATGCGCTGAAAAAGCTGGTGGCCGCCGGCCTGCTGTGCACCGACAAGCAAGGCAAGGATGTGTTTTACCTGCCCACCGACGCGGGCGAGGCCGCCGTGCGGCGCTACCGCGAGGTGCGCGAAGCCTGCCTGGTCGACAACCTCGATCCGCAGGTCAACCCCGAGCTGGGCGAGTTGGCGCGCCTGCTGCGCACCATGTCAGGGCTGTACGACCAGGCGGCGCGCGCGGCCACTTCGCTTTGA